A genomic region of Arachis stenosperma cultivar V10309 chromosome 9, arast.V10309.gnm1.PFL2, whole genome shotgun sequence contains the following coding sequences:
- the LOC130948943 gene encoding uncharacterized protein LOC130948943 yields the protein MKLLSWNCRGLGRPLTIQNLKGICKSYSPEVGFICETKNQSRQVEGKLRSCGFKEWFIVDPDRLSGGLAMAWRDGCTVQILQHGRFFIAASVLTAGSNDPYGVLGVYLSSNDQHRMAQFAELTSVTQQFDGKIVLMGDFNAISNQLEKEGGGAKSPSSIETFNCFIDDNSLIDIGMVGRPFTWSNRRRGDELIQERLDRFLVGVDWQQLYPNATIVREVWHEQIDGSAMYILAQKIKRCRHKIVKWQQEHRSNSKVEINLLQSELEELRLAGIHGGDIISEIEDKLEKALQNEESYWKDKSRVKWLKSGDQNTAFFHQKFRNRTRRNRIWQLTGNDGEVATSNAGIASVAESYFKDIFSSTCHENPEPLFTDFEPKVTAHMNRKLQRPVTMEEVKRATFSIHPQSAPGDDGMTAKFFQSFWNILSGDVFRVVKSFFSGGRILKGFNHTQICLIPKISDAKDMTQASEYDE from the exons ATGAAACTGCTCTCGTGGAATTGTCGGGGTTTGGGGAGACCCCTGACAATCCAGAATCTTAAAGGGATTTGCAAATCCTACTCCCCCGAGGTTGGTTTTATCTGTGAAACAAAAAATCAATCTCGACAAGTTGAAGGAAAACTAAGATCTTGTGGTTTCAAGGAATGGTTTATTGTAGATCCGGATAGATTATCAGGGGGTTTGGCAATGGCATGGAGGGATGGTTGCACTGTTCAGATTTTACAGCATGGTAGATTTTTTATTGCGGCATCAGTTCTGACAGCTGGTTCTAATGATCCCTATGGTGTTCTAGGTGTTTATCTCAGTTCAAATGATCAACATAGAATGGCTCAATTTGCTGAATTAACTTCAGTCACCCAACAGTTCGATGGTAAGATTGTGTTAATGGGGGATTTTAATGCCATTTCTAATCAATTAGAGAAAGAAGGTGGGGGTGCTAAATCTCCTTCTTCTATTGAAACCTTTAATTGTTTTATTGATGATAATTCCCTGATTGATATTGGTATGGTCGGAAGACCATTCACTTGGTCAAATAGACGGAGGGGTGATGAGTTGATACAGGAAAGACTGGACCGATTCCTGGTAGGAGTTGATTGGCAGCAACTCTATCCCAATGCAACG ATTGTTAGAGAAGTTTGGCATGAACAGATTGATGGTTCAGCCATGTATATCCTAGCTCAAAAAATAAAGCGTTGTCGGCATAAGATTGTCAAATGGCAGCAAGAACACAGATCTAATTCGAAGGTGGAGATTAATTTACTACAGTCGGAATTAGAAGAACTTCGTTTAGCAGGAATTCATGGAGGCGACATCATTTCAGAAATAGAGGACAAACTTGAAAAAGCATTGCAAAATGAGGAATCTTATTGGAAAGATAAGTCTAGAGTCAAATGGCTCAAATCTGGTGATCAGAATACAGCTttcttccatcagaaatttagAAATCGAACCCGAAGGAATAGAATTTGGCAACTAACTGGCAATGATGGTGAAGTGGCTACTTCAAATGCTGGTATTGCTTCTGTGGCTGAATCTTATTTCAAGGACATCTTTTCCTCCACTTGTCATGAGAACCCTGAACCTCTGTTTACTGATTTTGAACCTAAGGTTACAGCTCACATGAACCGTAAGCTTCAAAGACCAGTGACTATGGAGGAAGTGAAACGCGCAACATTTAGCATTCATCCTCAAAGTGCCCCAGGAGATGATGGTATGACagcaaaattttttcaaagctTCTGGAACATACTTAGTGGTGATGTGTTTCGAGTAGTTAAGAGCTTCTTTTCTGGGGGTAGAATCTTGAAGGGTTTTAACCACACTCAGATCTGTCTTATTCCCAAGATTTCTGATGCTAAAGATATGACTCAG GCTTCAGAGTATGATGAATAG